In Rana temporaria chromosome 3, aRanTem1.1, whole genome shotgun sequence, a single window of DNA contains:
- the LOC120933672 gene encoding beta-1,3-galactosyltransferase 5-like isoform X1: MSGTMKRKGILINASLFSIVTFLMLRWSMNTRDIPRTMRFAPTPSRTPLPIMRQSVTLSSGTHTYHLNLTRFEAEFPQLQSYNCTLIQEPNKEEQGATNQKLLILAVKSQPSTGAMRSVLRRTWAKEREINGYRIKPIFLLGKTGVKGHMEMAKYESQEYGDILQWDMTEGHHNLSLKERCFLEWLYLKSPQVDHIFKVDDDEFVNPDVIVQYITEYGSPDTVHGFHYHRPPVLRQTKYSITKTLYPQQHYPAFVSGGGFLFPGASVTGLYNASLLLPVFPLDDVYFGFLTVAANLSFRHDSRFYVKGLKYDVCKYKEALVVHGINAEFMARIWRELQNSECSMSHQAGRQTNNFYKGEKNDSSTQGLKHT; this comes from the exons GGCACAATGAAACGTAAAGGAATCCTCATAAACGCCTCCTTGTTCTCCATCGTGACTTTTCTGATGTTGAGATGGTCCATGAACACCAGAGACATCCCCCGAACTATGCGCTTTGCCCCAACACCATCCAGAACGCCGCTCCCTATAATGAGACAATCAGTAACCCTGTCGAGTGGCACTCACACTTATCATCTGAACCTAACGAGGTTTGAGGCGGAGTTCCCCCAACTACAGAGTTACAATTGCACACTCATCCAGGAGCCAAACAAAGAGGAACAAGGAGCAACCAACCAAAAACTTCTGATCCTGGCGGTGAAATCCCAACCCAGTACTGGGGCAATGAGATCAGTGCTGCGGAGGACTTGggctaaagagagagagatcaacGGATACAGAATTAAACCGATATTCTTGTTGGGAAAGACGGGTGTGAAAGGACATATGGAAATGGCCAAATATGAGAGCCAAGAGTACGGTGACATTCTACAATGGGACATGACCGAAGGACACCATAACTTGTCCTTGAAAGAACGCTGCTTCTTGGAGTGGCTGTATCTGAAGTCACCTCAAGTGGATCACATTTTTAAAG TTGACGATGATGAATTTGTGAACCCAGACGTGATTGTACAGTATATTACAGAATATGGATCCCCAGATACAGTTCATGGTTTTCACTATCATAGGCCACCAGTCCTGCGTCAGACCAAATACAGCATCACAAAGACTCTGTACCCTCAGCAACATTATCCAGCTTTTGTCTCCGGTGGCGGTTTTCTGTTCCCAGGAGCCTCAGTGACCGGCCTGTACAACGCCTCCCTTCTACTCCCTGTTTTCCCATTGGATGACGTATATTTTGGATTTCTCACTGTGGCGGCCAACCTATCCTTTCGGCATGACAGCCGCTTCTATGTGAAAGGATTAAAGTACGATGTGTGTAAGTACAAAGAAGCCCTGGTGGTCCATGGTATTAATGCGGAGTTCATGGCACGAATATGGCGGGAACTACAGAACAGCGAATGCTCAATGTCACACCAAGCTGGCAGACAGACGAATAACTTttacaaaggggaaaaaaatgattcctCAACACAAGGACTAAAACACACCTGA